ACGTGCCAAGCAGGCTGCCTGTCCAAGACACGAGTCTCCAGATGACAACGTCCGTTGAAGGGGTCCACTCGTTGGACACGAGCAGAGAACTGGATGTTCATGATGGTGAGTTTAAATGTTGAGTCTAAGTGCTTTCCCTCAGAAACAAGATCATTTGTCAGTTCTGAAACACATCCAATTGACCCAAGACTTTTGATGGGAACATTCTTCTGCCTTCATCTAATTCCGTGACATACTTTTGAGTCAACCTCttggtgttttatttatcattttttcccattttctgTGACTCAGTCGCACCCATCCATTGACTCACTGTCAGCAGCAGGTCAGCCAGTTCCAGTTGTTGCCCAGATTTAGACTTGTATTCACTTTGAGCTTTTCTAGGCACTGGGAAAGGGAACAAGGTTCAAATTCAATGGAACAAAGAATTAAATTTGCAAAACAAAGGGTATACATTGAAATTATGTGAAAAGAAgacacaaaaaggacaaaatgacAGGTTGTTAATTCATTATCTGTATGATCGTCTTTAGGCCGTCCAGTGGGAGCTTCTCCAAGCTGAAAAAAGGCAGACTCTACCCGGACTGGTTGggagccaatcacagggcacaaatGGTGACAGAAAAGCATTCACGCTCATATTAACATCAATCAATGACTTCTGTTACCtattattttcttcaaaaatgaaaagtggcctttgttttttttaaacttgataACTGGTGTGGCAGTACAGTAGTCTTTAACAAGAGTACCATTTTGGTTGTAGTACAAAGAATACAGGAAGAGAAGAAGACAAGTGGTCTGGACAAAACTTTCGGttcctttctgttttttttttgttttttttagctaaATGTGAGCCAAGAGAATAATTTAGCTGAAAACTgtctggaaaaaataaatgcatatgGGATAAAATGGGGtaagctttgttttcttttcatttagtGTCTCTCTTTGTTTACATAACTATCATACATGAGTATTATCAGTGCTAAATAAACTTGTAGCCCATATGGAAACATATAATCTATGAGATCAAAATAGGACGGTACAATTCAAAAAGTTAAtacaatgggaaaaaaaagtttcatttccTGAAGTGTTGAAGTTCACTATACACATCCGATTGAATTCCGTGTAATTCCTACAAGATAAGAGCAAATTAAAATGCCAtcagtttattttcttttaatttaatgTAAAACAAATTACACTTCACCTGATAGGGCGATTCTGTTATCTCATCCGGTTTGGGTTGTCCATGCCTTTTtgctgttaataaaaaaatataaattactgATCaatatcttaaaaaaaatagctcgTAAGATTAACGTTTACCGTCTTCCTGTGTTCTTTTCTTGTGGAGTATTAGCAAGTAGAAGACAGAAACCGCAATGAAGATTGTCAAGACGATATCAGAGACAATAATGCCTATGACCGACTGCATGCTGATGAAATAGCAAGCGCCACATTCTaccaaagacacacaaaaataaagtcaatcaTTACaatgactaaaataaaaaataatggacGTACCTTGTTGTCCTCCAGATCCTGCAAAATAGGTTTACGATCAGGGAATTGTGCAAACACAGCACATTTTATGGATGTAACACTCACCAAATAGTGaatttgaaatgcaaaatgtatcCTTCATGCTGTTTTCCGTCTCAAAGGAAAGCTTGTCCATCGGCAGTCAAGTTCCGCAAGTGAGACTTCACTTAACTGTGGACACGTGATTGTGTTTGGAGGTGGACCAGACATCCTCTTTTTCCCGGACCTACTTTTGTGCTCTAAAAAAACATCCGAGGGGAATTTCAAATGAACTGATGATATGCTGTTTACAGTACTTACCTGACTTGTGTCGTAAAATGTTGGGAATGACTCAAATCTCCATTTCTTAAGGTGTATCACATGACATGTGtgatcattcatttaaaatcatTCTACATAATTTTATGATTCAATACTTCTCCACATGATTCCACATTGTTCAATGTCATTCCGTATAATTCactctcattttatttcatgatttaAGGCATTCCACATGCTTTCATATTTTGTCGTTCAGCATTTCTACACAAATTGATTCAtctattaaagaaaaaaagtgccaTTTGCTTctgatttttcttcttaacAAGTCTTGACAAATGAGGGCAAAACCTTTAACATGAAAAGCTGAACAAATCAAAACCTTCAACACTAATAGAAACTCAGCAACGTGCCCGGAATATAAATTGAAAGTAATTAGTTAAAATCCACaactaaaaccaaaataaacatcaagtATGATGAAAATTACAAAACTCATCATCCCGAGGCTGGTTAACTATATTCTCAAATTCATTACGACTCAAATAGAAGGTGAAATCATTGCTCATCTCCCCAACACACTCGGAATTCTCTTTAGCAAGAGTCTGAGCAGGCAACAGggttctcgccagtgtggattcttatATGGCTTTTTAAGCTTCGCTTGGCTacaaatctttggccacaaacagagcatgaaaaaggtttctcgccagtgtgagtttttgtgtgcctttttaaatGTCCATCCTGAGAGaatgtttggccacaaactgagcatgaaaaaggtttctcaccagtgtggattcttgtgtgcctttttaaatgtccaccctgagagaatttttggccgcaaactgagcatgaaaaaggtttctcaccagtgtggattcttgtgtgcttttttaaatgtcccccttcagagaatttttggccacaaactgagcaggaaaaacgtttctcaccagtgtggattcttgtatgaattGTTAAAGTTCTCTTCACTgaaaatctttggccacaaactgagcatgaaaaaggtttctctccagtgtggattcttgtgtgcgttTTTAAATGTCCCCCCTCCAAGAATTTCTgtccacaaactgagcatgaaaaacgtttctcaccagtgtgggttcttgtatgaAGTGTTAGAGTTCCCTTCCGAgtgaatctttggccacaaactgagcataaaaaaggtttctcaccagtgtggcttcttgtgtgcctttttaaatgttccCTCCGAGTGtatctttggccacaatctGAGCAGGAAAAGTTTTTCGTCACATCATCACTATCTGGTGCTGGAGCTGCTTGTGATCCTTCACAGtggtctccatcaccttctctggtcatttgttgACTAGAGCTGCAGGTTGGAGGCTCCGCCCCTTTGCTCACCTCATGTTGACCCTCATCTAAACTCTTCACAGGAACACCAGTTGATGGCATCTTGTAGatatcctcctcctcctcctttttaatGTCGCAGgagtcttcttcctcctctttaatACAAGGCCACTCCGtctcttcctccttttttaTGATGCAAACAAACGTCTGCTCCATTTGTTCATTCAAGTGGTGGACCTCTTTGCCCacatcttcctctttaatACGAGTGAGCTCTGGCTCCTCCTGCTTAACTTCACTgatgtctgcaaaacaagGCAAACACACATCATAACAATGAAAGTTACAGTTGAAGAGAAACTGGCAAAACCTATACAAGGACTTTTTCAATCTGCCTATCACACATGATTTCGATTGAATtctactaaaaataaacactggaaGAGGATTCATAagagaaaataattatttcctAAGCAAGTACTAACCAGCTCTGCGTAAGACAACATAAGGCTGCAGCCAAAGATCTTCCAGTCGACTATGGTCCTTTTCCTCCACGTACTTTGCTGTGGTccttgcaaacattttcacactgcaatCACAACACTTGTTCAACGATGTTTGGCAAACAAAaggtgtcttttgtttttgcaaatgtgattACGCGTTATCATCTGGTAGAGTGCATGAAGGCATTGAGATTTAAAATCGGGGGCATGCCCGCCTGCAACCACCATTGTAATTTCCACGGTACAGTATTACTCTCGGTACAGGCAAGAACCAACATTTGACGATGAGATCCAACATTCGTCGAGGACGCTGCTCAGTTAGCCTTTGTGTCTACTTGACAAAAGACAGTTGTAATTCAACGATAATGCCAATAATCAATATCATAAAGTTAGCACTGTGGTAGCTACCATGCTAATGAAAGAACTGCAACTAAGCAGTACTACAAATAACGGTGGTAACGAGGTCGTAACTTACCTCTTACTTTATGTTACTGATTCACCACATAGGTTGcgtttttatttgatgcaGCCAAATAGAAGGAGATAAGCTTCTGTTCGAGTGCTTAAACCAAGCGGGGTTCCGTAGTCTTTGGTTTACTTCCTGCTAcgtaatgatgatgtcatttgagaGAGGTCCCGGACGCCCTCTAGCGATGGACTGTGGGAAGTTCAATGTTGTAGTTgcccagcaaacaaaccaacatttttgcgtgcaaaaaaaaaacattttgtgcacgtttt
This DNA window, taken from Syngnathus acus chromosome 16, fSynAcu1.2, whole genome shotgun sequence, encodes the following:
- the LOC119136301 gene encoding TYRO protein tyrosine kinase-binding protein; translated protein: MDKLSFETENSMKDTFCISNSLFGSGGQQECGACYFISMQSVIGIIVSDIVLTIFIAVSVFYLLILHKKRTQEDAKRHGQPKPDEITESPYQELHGIQSDVYSELQHFRK
- the LOC119136260 gene encoding zinc finger protein 467-like; amino-acid sequence: MLVLACTESNTVPWKLQCVKMFARTTAKYVEEKDHSRLEDLWLQPYVVLRRADISEVKQEEPELTRIKEEDVGKEVHHLNEQMEQTFVCIIKKEEETEWPCIKEEEEDSCDIKKEEEEDIYKMPSTGVPVKSLDEGQHEVSKGAEPPTCSSSQQMTREGDGDHCEGSQAAPAPDSDDVTKNFSCSDCGQRYTRREHLKRHTRSHTGEKPFLCSVCGQRFTRKGTLTLHTRT